The proteins below are encoded in one region of Apium graveolens cultivar Ventura chromosome 4, ASM990537v1, whole genome shotgun sequence:
- the LOC141717614 gene encoding glyceraldehyde-3-phosphate dehydrogenase, cytosolic, whose protein sequence is MAPIKIGINGFGRIGRLVARVALQRDDVELVAVNDPFISTDYMTYMFKYDSVHGAWKHHELKVKDEKTLLFGEKPVAVFGCRNPEEIPWASTGAEYIVESTGVFTDKDKAAAHLKGGAKKVIISAPSKDAPMFVVGVNEKEYKSDLHIVSNASCTTNCLAPLAKVINDRFGIVEGLMTTVHSITATQKTVDGPSAKDWRGGRAASFNIIPSSTGAAKAVGKVLPQLNGKLTGMSFRVPTVDVSVVDLTVRLEKKATYEQIKAAIKEESEGKLKGILGYTEDDVVSTDFVGDSRSSIFDAKAGIALNDNFVKLVSWYDNEWGYSTRVVDLIVHMASVQ, encoded by the exons ATGG CACCTATCAAGATCGGAATCAACG GTTTCGGAAGAATCGGTCGATTAGTTGCGAGAGTTGCTCTGCAGAGAGATGATGTTGAGCTTGTTGCTGTTAACGATCCTTTTATCTCAACTGATTACATg ACATACATGTTCAAGTATGACAGTGTTCACGGTGCATGGAAGCATCATGAACTAAAGGTTAAGGATGAGAAGACCCTTCTTTTCGGTGAGAAGCCTGTTGCTGTATTTGGTTGCAG GAACCCAGAGGAGATCCCATGGGCTAGCACTGGTGCAGAGTACATTGTGGAGTCCACTGGTGTGTTTACTGACAAGGATAAGGCTGCTGCACATTTGAAG GGAGGTGCAAAGAAGGTTATCATTTCTGCTCCTAGCAAGGATGCTCCCATGTTTGTTGTGGGTGTTAACGAGAAGGAATACAAATCAGACCTTCACATTGTTTCTAATGCTAGTTGCACTACTAACTGCCTTGCTCCCCTTGCAAAG GTGATCAATGATAGATTTGGCATTGTTGAGGGGCTTATGACAACCGTTCACTCAATTACAG CCACACAAAAAACTGTTGATGGGCCATCTGCCAAGGACTGGAGAGGTGGAAGAGCTGCATCATTCAACATCATTCCTAGCAGCACTGGAGCTGCCAAG GCTGTTGGTAAAGTGCTTCCTCAATTGAATGGGAAGTTGACTGGAATGTCTTTTAGAGTTCCAACTGTGGATGTCTCAGTTGTTGACCTCACTGTCAGGCTGGAAAAGAAGGCTACTTATGAACAAATTAAAGCTGCTATTAA GGAGGAGTCTGAAGGAAAGCTCAAGGGAATCTTGGGTTACACCGAAGATGATGTGGTTTCCACCGACTTTGTGGGTGACAGCAG GTCAAGCATCTTTGATGCTAAAGCTGGGATTGCTCTGAATGACAACTTTGTCAAGCTAGTTTCGTGGTACGACAATGAATGGGGATACAG TACCCGGGTGGTTGACTTGATTGTTCACATGGCATCTGTTCAGTAA
- the LOC141718238 gene encoding uncharacterized protein LOC141718238 → MKPGRPPSSRYCEYHEDTSHTTEQCFQLSNLITGKIRRGQLFHYVQKDDALRRHHRGEDDRVIDVIFGGITAGGLSHISRKLYAREVFNINPSTAKRPRANPSPVIYFSDDDYCSGLIEGHQDALVITTRVGNNTVKKMLVDNGSSIDVLYHHAFSRMDIGDRRLENSQTPLYGFTGNEVHMVGTVDMPVLFGSPPCQVWKVVKFHVISVSSSFNAILGRTTITALRAITSISHLKMKFPTDFGVGEMIGDQETTRQCYLTTMSPRKKADEELEVNQVLDIDPRALFDPPTRNSCSPVE, encoded by the coding sequence ATGAAACCGGGCAGACCCCCAAGCTCTAGATATTGTGAATATCATGAAGACACCAGCCATACAACAGAGCAATGCTTTCAACTCAGCAACCTCATCACAGGTAAGATTCGTCGAGGACAACTTTTCCACTATGTACAAAAGGATGATGCACTCAGACGCCACCATCGAGGTGAGGACGACCGTGTAATTGACGTCATCTTTGGCGGTATAACCGCCGGGGGCCTCTCTCACATCTCTCGCAAGCTTTACGCTCGAGAAGTTTTTAATATCAATCCCTCGACAGCTAAACGCCCTCGAGCGAATCCCTCCCCGGTCATCTATTTCTCCGACGATGATTACTGTTCCGGTCTCATCGAAGGTCACCAGGATGCCCTTGTCATCACCACGCGTGTGGGAAACAACACAGTTAAGAAGATGCTGGTCGATAATGGTAGCTCCATCGATGTCCTATATCATCATGCTTTCTCCCGAATGGACATCGGAGATCGAAGACTTGAAAATTCCCAAACACCGTTGTACGGGTTCACAGGCAATGAGGTCCACATGGTAGGAACCGTCGACATGCCAGTGCTTTTTGGCTCTCCGCCGTGTCAGGTTTGGAAGGTGGTCAAATTCCACGTAATTAGTGTCTCCTCTAGTTTCAACGCCATATTGGGGCGAACAACGATCACTGCACTCCGAGCTATAACGTCTATCTCTCACTTGAAAATGAAATTCCCCACAGACTTTGGTGTAGGAGAAATGATCGGTGACCAGGAAACAACAAGACAATGCTACTTAACCACCATGTCTCCAAGAAAAAAGGCTGATGAAGAATTAGAAGTCAATCAAGTGCTCGATATCGACCCCAGAGCCCTTTTTGATCCACCCACTAGGAACTCTTGCTCTCCCGTCGAATAA